A genomic region of Rhodothermales bacterium contains the following coding sequences:
- the tuf gene encoding elongation factor Tu (EF-Tu; promotes GTP-dependent binding of aminoacyl-tRNA to the A-site of ribosomes during protein biosynthesis; when the tRNA anticodon matches the mRNA codon, GTP hydrolysis results; the inactive EF-Tu-GDP leaves the ribosome and release of GDP is promoted by elongation factor Ts; many prokaryotes have two copies of the gene encoding EF-Tu) codes for MAKETFQRTKPHVNVGTIGHVDHGKTTLTAAITTVLAKRVEG; via the coding sequence ATGGCAAAGGAGACATTTCAGCGTACAAAGCCGCACGTGAACGTGGGTACCATCGGTCACGTGGACCACGGCAAGACGACCCTGACGGCGGCGATCACGACCGTGCTCGCCAAGCGCGTGGAGGGCAA